In Neisseria animalis, a single window of DNA contains:
- the rplP gene encoding 50S ribosomal protein L16, with translation MLQPTRLKYRKQHKGRNTGIATRGNKVSFGEYGLKAVGRGRLTARQIEAARRTMTRHIKRGGRIWIRVFPDKPITEKPIQVRMGGGKGNVEYYVAEIKPGKVLYEMDGVPEALAREAFELAAAKLPVPTTFVVRQVGQ, from the coding sequence ATGCTGCAGCCAACTAGACTGAAATACCGCAAACAGCATAAAGGCCGTAATACCGGTATCGCTACCCGTGGTAATAAAGTAAGTTTCGGCGAATACGGTTTGAAAGCTGTTGGTCGCGGTCGTTTGACTGCTCGCCAAATCGAAGCTGCCCGCCGTACCATGACTCGTCACATTAAACGTGGCGGTCGCATTTGGATTCGTGTATTCCCGGACAAACCGATTACCGAAAAACCTATCCAGGTTCGTATGGGTGGCGGTAAAGGTAATGTGGAATACTACGTTGCTGAAATTAAACCGGGCAAAGTATTGTATGAAATGGATGGTGTGCCAGAAGCATTGGCTCGAGAAGCCTTTGAATTGGCTGCTGCTAAATTGCCAGTTCCTACAACCTTTGTAGTAAGACAGGTAGGTCAATAA
- the rpmC gene encoding 50S ribosomal protein L29 — protein MKANELKDKSVEQLNADLLDLLKAQFGLRMQNATGQLGKSSELKRVRRDIARIKTVLTEKGAK, from the coding sequence ATGAAAGCAAATGAATTGAAAGACAAATCTGTTGAGCAATTAAATGCTGATTTGCTTGACTTATTGAAAGCACAATTTGGCTTGCGTATGCAAAATGCAACCGGTCAATTGGGTAAATCAAGCGAATTAAAACGTGTGCGTCGCGATATTGCTCGTATTAAAACCGTTTTAACTGAAAAAGGTGCTAAGTAA
- the rpsQ gene encoding 30S ribosomal protein S17: MSEAKNVRTLQGKVVSDKMDKTVTVLVERKVKHPLYGKIIRLSTKIHAHDEKNEYGIGDVVVIAESRPLSKTKSWIVKELVEKARTV, from the coding sequence ATGAGCGAAGCTAAAAACGTTCGTACTTTGCAAGGCAAAGTAGTCAGCGACAAGATGGATAAAACCGTAACCGTATTGGTTGAACGTAAAGTAAAACATCCTCTTTACGGTAAAATTATTCGCCTGTCCACCAAAATTCATGCCCATGATGAAAAAAATGAGTATGGTATCGGTGATGTGGTGGTGATTGCGGAATCTCGTCCGTTGTCAAAAACCAAATCTTGGATTGTAAAAGAGCTGGTTGAGAAAGCACGTACTGTTTAA